A DNA window from Engystomops pustulosus chromosome 10, aEngPut4.maternal, whole genome shotgun sequence contains the following coding sequences:
- the LRRC8B gene encoding volume-regulated anion channel subunit LRRC8B, whose protein sequence is MITVTELKVLADAQSSYHILKPWWDVFWYYITMVMLMIAVLAGALQLTQSRMLCLPCKAEVGDHCTHPLDQVSVKINFSTNPFGKIGPSRGIQTDLHRQQYAYIDAVCYEKQLHWFTKFFPYLVFLHTIVFAVCSNFWLHYPSTSSRLEHFVAILYKCFDSPWTTRALSETVAEQTMRNWANKPSRRLTCEDTDARRQSVQHGVEATAVEDDASSVLDKKEGEQAKALFEKVRKFRLHVEQKDIIYRLYLKQIVVKVIALLVIITYVSYFLMHITFEIDCKVDIQAFTGYKRYQCVYSLAAIFKVLATFYVLLVFLYGFACFYSLWWMLRSSLKQYSFEAVREKSHYSDIPDVQNDFAFILHLADQYDPLYSKRFSIFLSEVSENRLKQINLNNEWTVEMLRNKLIRNSKDKTELHLFMLSGVPDNVFELNEIEVMKLELIPDAKITPMITQLVNLKELHIYHSTLTVDLQALSFLADNLEILYLKFTSVEKIPSWIFLLKNLKELYLAGCIDNYSFAHIEGLQDLKNLTTLYLKTSIPRIPPVVTDMLPFLQKLSVNNEGNRLLILISLKKMINLTSLELINCDLERIPHSIFSLAELREIDFKGNNFKTVEEIISFQHLSKLTCLKLWHNSIAYIPLQIGALANLEQLYLNHNNIEMMPLQLFLCNKLRVLDLGHNNLTYIPDEIQLLKNLQYFSVTNNSIEFLPDELFKCSKLQCLLLGKNSLTCLSPLVGELTNLIKIELIGNQIESLPPELESCQSLKPNCIIVETNVLHTLPSYAKDHKSANR, encoded by the exons ATGATCACTGTAACAGAACTCAAAGTTTTAGCCGATGCCCAGTCTTCTTATCACATATTGAAGCCATGGTGGGACGTGTTTTGGTATTACATCACAATGGTGATGCTGATGATCGCTGTCCTGGCCGGTGCTCTGCAACTAACACAAAGCCGAATGCTCTGCCTTCCTTGTAAGGCAGAAGTAGGCGATCACTGTACACATCCTCTGGATCAAGTCAGTGTAAAGATCAATTTCTCCACCAATCCATTTGGAAAAATAGGTCCCTCACGAGGAATCCAGACTGACTTGCACCGCCAACAATATGCCTACATAGACGCCGTTTGCTATGAGAAACAACTGCATTGGTTTACTAAGTTTTTCCCCTATCTGGTGTTTTTGCATACCATAGTATTTGCCGTGTGCAGCAATTTCTGGCTTCATTACCCCAGCACTAGTTCCAGATTGGAGCATTTTGTTGCGATTCTGTATAAATGTTTTGATTCACCATGGACAACGCGAGCTTTATCCGAGACGGTTGCTGAGCAGACCATGAGGAACTGGGCGAACAAGCCATCGCGACGGCTGACTTGCGAAGACACGGATGCAAGGAGACAATCCGTACAACATGGTGTCGAGGCCACAGCGGTGGAGGATGATGCTTCAAGTGTTCTGGACAAGAAAGAAGGTGAACAGGCCAAGGCCCTTTTTGAAAAAGTCCGCAAGTTCCGTCTTCATGTTGAGCAGAAGGACATAATTTATAGACTATATCTGAAGCAGATAGTAGTGAAGGTTATTGCTTTACTTGTCATTATTACATACGTGTCTTATTTCTTGATGCACATAACATTTGAAATTGACTGTAAAGTTGACATTCAAGCATTCACAGGGTACAAGAGATACCAATGTGTCTACTCTCTTGCTGCAATTTTTAAGGTTTTGGCTACATTTTACGTGCTCCTTGTATTTTTGTATGGCTTTGCTTGTTTTTACAGCCTGTGGTGGATGTTGAGAAGTTCTCTGAAACAATATTCATTTGAAGCCGTCAGAGAAAAGAGTCACTACAGTGATATCCCCGATGTCCAAAATGACTTTGCCTTCATCCTTCATTTAGCGGACCAATATGATCCACTCTACTCCAAACGTTTCTCTATATTTCTGTCTGAAGTCAGTGAGAACAGACTCAAACAGATTAATCTCAACAATGAATGGACAGTGGAAATGTTACGGAATAAACTGATCCGAAATTCCAAGGACAAGACAGAACTTCATCTTTTTATGCTCAGTGGGGTGCCGGACAATGTCTTTGAACTCAATGAGATTGAAGTTATGAAATTGGAACTTATACCAGATGCCAAGATCACCCCTATGATAACGCAGCTGGTCAACCTTAAGGAACTCCATATCTACCACTCAACGCTGACAGTGGATCTTCAAGCTCTGAGCTTTTTAGCTGACAACCTTGAAATTCTATATCTTAAATTTACTTCAGTTGAAAAGATTCCATCTTGGATTTTCCTCTTGAAGAACTTGAAGGAATTGTATTTAGCGGGATGTATTGACAACTACAGCTTTGCACACATTGAGGGCCTTCAGGACTTGAAGAACTTGACGACCCTATACTTGAAGACCAGCATTCCCAGGATCCCACCTGTGGTTACAGATATGTTACCGTTTCTTCAGAAACTTAGCGTTAATAATGAAGGAAATAGGCTCTTAATCTTAATTAGCTTGAAGAAAATGATCAATCTTACCAGCCTAGAATTAATAAACTGTGATTTAGAACGAATTCCACATTCCATTTTCAGTCTGGCCGAACTAAGAGAGATTGACTTCAAAGGAAATAATTTTAAGACCGTTGAAGAAATTATAAGTTTTCAGCATCTGTCCAAactgacctgcctgaaactgtggCACAACTCTATTGCCTACATACCACTACAGATCGGTGCTTTGGCCAACCTAGAGCAGCTCTATCTCAATCATAACAATATAGAAATGATGCCACTACAGCTGTTCCTCTGCAACAAGTTGCGGGTATTGGACCTCGGTCATAATAATTTGACCTACATCCCAGACGAGATCCAGCTTTTGAAAAATCTGCAGTATTTTTCAGTGACAAACAATAGT ATTGAGTTTTTACCAGATGAACTTTTTAAGTGCAGCAAACTACAGTGTCTACTACTGGGAAAAAACAGCTTGACCTGTCTGTCGCCACTCGTCGGGGAACTGACAAACCTTATAAAGATCGAGCTGATCGGAAACCAGATTGAATCTCTTCCTCCCGAGCTGGAGTCGTGTCAATCACTAAAGCCAAACTGTATCATTGTAGAAACCAATGTGCTCCATACACTGCCATCATACGCTAAAGATCACAAGTCGGCAAACAGATAG